The Salvelinus sp. IW2-2015 linkage group LG8, ASM291031v2, whole genome shotgun sequence genome window below encodes:
- the LOC111967733 gene encoding SUN domain-containing protein 1 isoform X4: protein MDHSKVNSRAPPPGNTGYTYSHSSSYSTTALDFEKEHRISPVLESPRMSRRSLRLHSTTGVYGDDSLDSSLNHMYHSASFSAGGASLRDSKALKSRRSQQHSVSCSQSLLLTTPRKSQHGSQQHNSSLHSVAASDASLLSSMLDKSCIQERTLVEGFWGLDDDSELKERTMTDYSMCEANGDINSAQTQTSMVNGSFCKDRTIHSDRNDALTTYSKHSSTSARSATSKQALTAPAASPPSTIYARDKSRKNRTGVLVSFSDTCVRVSRRAAASVASVFSLLLQSVLLRSRKEGKGVLWSVLDTCLNHSRGAAAFTVYVVTLLIQSAVLKMGSVGRKVVNGAHSSYCGSMNVNELGTEGNRMNLNGALCDDCKGKQRVETCIVQSSSSSRVCRSHVLGELWLATAYTGYLLSDQTLAYPHTLEMNESSSTFFSPCFLLLGWSPGSSVLGVGQKAGSAVRSVTRRMLSVLWLAAVSPGKAATGAFWWLGTGWYHLATVMSLLNIFVLTRCLPKLLKLLLILLPFLLVLLALWHWGPSSLLSVLPAINITEWRTAYSLSQNPLEPTKDRQPIMAQPPPAVSQPGSVLVSVDSERLARLEQRLAQLWEKVERGGRRQENQHREVLSLYQSVREQLDTQTDKDSMGLWVSGLLEERLLLLKRGMEKDAALQRELSQEIGEQYVVQQQGQESRLAQLEVLLQTLTAKTEEVQRRQADTSSATPALPPVPVPVNMGVDSESHDALLAEVQLLEATLGGIXKDLQGVMGCQGMCDRLDTLHETVSEQVSAQVRTELRALFYRSEQVGDSQPGEKELPESLLQWLSERYVSGADVHASLTSLELSILQNVTLQLEKSRARQETLSTETVTQTVMHTVGAAGAGMSEEHVQLVVKNALKLYSQDRTGLVDYALESGGGSILSTRCSETYETKTALMSLFGLPLWYFSQSPRVAIQPDVHPGNCWAFQGSHGYLVIRLSMRIVPSAFSLEHIPKALSPTGTISSAPRQFTVYGLDDENQEEGKLLGSYTYQDDEDALQTYPVTEENDKAYQIIEVRVLSNWGHPEYTCLYRIRVHGQPSVN from the exons CTCCAGCTACTCTACAACAGCCCTGGACTTTGAGAAGGAGCACAGGATCAGTCCCGTCTTAGAGTCTCCCAGGATGTCTCGGCGGAGCCTGCGTCTGCACTCCACCACTGGTGTCTATGGTGATGACAGCCTGGACTCTTCTCTCAACCACATGTACCACAGCGCCTCCTTCAGTGCAGGAGGAGCCAGTCTCAGAGATTCCAA GGCGTTGAAGAGCAGGAGgtctcagcagcactctgtctCCTGCTCCCAGTCTCTGCTCCTCACCACGCCCCGTAAGAGCCAGCATGGCTCCCAGCAGCACAACAGCAGCCTGCACAGCGTGGCCGCCAGCGAcgcctccctgctctcctccatGCTGGACAAGTCGTGTATCCAGGAGCGCACGCTGGTCGAAGGCTTCTGGGGCTTGGATGATGACTCTGAACTCAAAG AGCGGACCATGACAGACTACAGTATGTGTGAGGCCAACGGAGACATTAACTCGGCACAGACCCAGACCTCCATGGTCAACGGTAGCTTCTGTAAGGACCGCACGATCCACTCGGACAGAAATGACGCGCTCACCACCTACTCCAAGCACTCCTCAACTTCAGCCCGCTCTGCCACCAGCAAGCAGGCCCTGACAGCCCCTGCCGCATCCCCTCCCTCCACCATCTACGCCAGGGACAAAAGCCGCAAGAACAGGACGG GTGTGCTGGTGTCCTTCTCGGACACCTGTGTGCGCGTGAGCAggagggcagcagcctctgtggcGTCCGTCTTCTCACTGCTCTTACAGAGTGTGCTGCTGAGGTCACGTAAAGAGGGCAAAG GTGTCCTGTGGTCAGTTTTAGACACCTGTCTGAACCATAGCAGGGGGGCAGCTGCCTTCACTGTGTATGTAGTGACTCTGCTCATACAGTCTGCTGTGCTGAAGATGGGCAGTGTGGGCAGAAAAGTGGTCAATGGAG CTCACTCCAGCTACTGCGGAAGCATGAATGTAAATGAGTTGGGGACTGAGGGGAATCGCATGAATCTGAATGGTGCTCTTT GTGACGACTGCAAAGGGAAGCAGCGCGTGGAGACATGCATTgtccaatcatcatcatcatcacggGTCTGCCGGTCACATGTGTTGGGGGAACTGTGGCTTGCCACTGCTTACACAGGTTACCTATTAAGCGATCAAACTCTGGCCTATCCTCATACACTTGAAATGAATGAATCCAGTTCTACCTTTTTTAGTCCTTGTTTTTTGTTACTTGGTTGGTCCCCAGGCTCCAGTGTGTTGGGGGTGGGGCAGAAGGCAGGCTCAGCTGTACGGTCCGTGACAAGGAGGATGCTGTCGGTTCTCTGGTTGGCAGCCGTGTCCCCAG GGAAGGCAGCGACCGGGGCTTTCTGGTGGCTGGGGACTGGATGGTATCATCTGGCCACCGTCATGTCGCTCCTCAACATCTTCGTCTTGACACG GTGCCTTCCCAAGCTCCTCAAACTCCTGCTGATTCTGCTCCCATTCCTGCTTGTCCTCCTGG CTCTGTGGCACTGGGGTCCGTCCAGCCTGCTGTCTGTGTTGCCTGCCATTAACATCACTGAGTGGAGGACGGCCTACTCCCTRAGTCAGAACCCTCTGGAACCAACCAAAGACCGCCAGCCCATCATGGCTCAACCACCACCAGCTGTCTCACAG CCAGGCAGTGTGCTGGTGTCTGTGGACTCTGAGCGCCTAGCGCGGTTGGAGCAGAGGCTGGCCCAGCTGTGGGAGAAGGTGGAGCGAGGGGGCCGAAGGCAGGAAAACCAGCACCGGGAGGTGCTGAGTCTCTACCAGTCTGTACGAGAGCAGCTGGACACCCAGACGGACAAGGACAGCATGGGGCTGTGGGTGTCTGGCCTGCTGGAAGAGAGACTCCTTCtgttgaagagggggatggagaaggATGCAGCACTGCAGAGAGAACTG AGTCAGGAGATTGGAGAGCAGTATGTGGTGCAGCAGCAGGGCCAAGAGTCTCGTCTGGCTCAGCTGGAGGTGCTGCTGCAGACACTGACTGCCAAGACCGAG GAGGTGCAGAGGAGGCAAGCAGACACTTCCAGTGCTACACCTGCACTGCCACCAGTTCCTGTGCCAGTCAA TATGGGTGTGGACAGCGAGTCCCATGATGCCTTGCTGGCGGAGGTGCAACTTCTAGAGGCGACGCTGGGGGGCATTAYGAAGGACCTGCAGGGGGTGATGGGATGCCAGGGCATGTGTGACCGCCTGGACACACTCCATGAAACG GTGTCTGAGCAAGTGTCTGCCCAGGTGAGGACGGAACTGCGGGCCCTGTTCTACCGCAGCGAGCAGGTCGGAGATTCCCAACCCGGAGAAAAGGAGCTCCCAGAGTCCCTGCTGCAGTGGCTCTCTGAGCGCTATGTAAGCGGGGCTGATGTGCACGCCTCTCTGACCTCACTGGAGCTCAGCATCCTGCAGAACGTGACCCTGCAGCTGGAGAAGAGCAGGGCCAGGCAGGAGACGCTCAGCACTGAGACTGTCACTCAGACTGTGATGCACACTGTTGGAGCCGCAGGGGCCGGGATGTCCGAGGAG CATGTACAGCTGGTAGTGAAGAACGCTCTGAAACTCTACTCCCAGGATCGGACTGGCCTGGTGGACTATGCTCTGGAGTCTGGCG GCGGCAGCATCCTGAGCACTCGCTGCTCTGAGACGTACGAGACAAAGACGGCACTGATGAGTCTGTTTGGCCTCCCGCTCTGGTACTTCTCCCAGTCTCCTCGTGTGGCCATACAG CCTGACGTCCATCCAGGGAACTGCTGGGCGTTTCAGGGTTCTCATGGTTACCTGGTGATTCGGCTCTCCATGAGGATCGTTCCCTCTGCCTTCTCATTGGAGCACATCCCCAAAGCCCTTTCGCCAACAGGCACCATCAGCAGCGCCCCGCGCCAGTTTACCGTCTAT GGTCTGGATGATGAGAACCAGGAGGAGGGTAAGTTACTGGGCAGCTACACCTACCAGGATGATGAGGATGCGCTACAGACTTATCCTGTCACC GAGGAGAATGATAAAGCCTATCAGATCATTGAGGTTCGAGTGCTATCCAACTGGGGTCACCCGGAGTACACCTGCCTGTACCGCATCAGAGTGCACGGTCAGCCCAGTGTCAACTGA